The following nucleotide sequence is from Salvia miltiorrhiza cultivar Shanhuang (shh) chromosome 7, IMPLAD_Smil_shh, whole genome shotgun sequence.
CCATGTTCTAACATGGATTAATATTCCTTGTTAGAATTGAGAGTAGTTGTTACGTGTTAGGAGAAAACTAATCTCCAAACGCTGGAAATTAAGAAGGCTGGACTCCCGTCCCCTGCCTTCGATTCCAGATTAATCCTActaaatttagaaaattaatttCAGTAACTTTCTTTATGGGGCTCTTGAACTTTGGAAAGGTTCCGAGACTCTTAAGCTCAGAAtagattttatattttgttggtGTTTTACTAGTTATGTGGATTCATTGCAATCATTAAACAAGTGGAAGAGTTGTCTATAGAGTTAACAGAGGCTGATGAGGCAGAGTATGCTTAATTGTTGAGCTACTCAATGcttatgttcatcttcatttatcaaaaaattaaatcttGTCTCTGTTGATCTGAATATTGGCGAGAGCGTGAGACGGAATCATTTCAAAAGTTCCAAGTATGGAAGGAGAAGATTTCAAAAGTTTAACtatgaaaagatgaaattttGTTCATCCCttttttttccatgataaatttaccaTCAAATATAAACAcccttagaaaaaaaaaagaaaaaaaaaatgaagtttaCTCAAATATATATGAGGGACACAATTGTAATTTTACGTTCTTGAAGATGATCTCAATACGATTTATCAATCATTTGATTCCTCGAACTCTCATGCCCACGCCTTAAAAGAGTAGTTCATGATAGTGTTGAACAGTGGAACTCACTCTATATAGTTTTAGGCTTTAGTGATCATTATGAGTCTTTTAGGggaaaaaaatactactatgaGAAAAATACTACTCATGATAGTGTTGTATAAATAATTGatttatatttacaaatataactaattaataacaataacatgCTTGTTTACgcaaatataattaattaataacaataacatgCTTTGTTTacacaaatataattaataacaataacaatgtTTTTGCTATTGTTAATGTTTTCGTGTTATGGAATTTAGCATTGCAAATGAAGCTTGCCTAGCTTCTAAATTTGTTGCCCTGCTACTTTTCCATTCAAGTATTTAGGTTTTTATTGCGTGACTGAGCCTTAATTTGTTTCATGTTAGTTTTCTTTAGAGGGCgttttggctaagcttattttaaaggtttataaattctttgaacttaTAACATGTAACTTTTAAAGAGCTTCTAAGTTGTTAAGGTGTTtagataattaaacttataagcTTTATAAATAATTTCTTCTTAGAAGGAGAAAATATTCgtgaaatactccctctgtcccacctTCATAATCCACTTcactttttcacacatattaagaaaatgcaataaatagtgcttgaaaaattcaaatagtacttggaaaatacaaaatatatgtaattattcaattttgcccctatttattctatgtttgaCTATAGTTAAATAAGGTtactttgataaaaaaaaaaagaaatttaatattaatttaatttagaaagtggACTATATTGTGGAACatctaaaaaatgaataagaGACTATGAaggtggaacggagggagtaaatgtTACTTataaaatgatgaaaaaataaGCTGGGATGGATTATTTTTTGGACTTCTATAAGTTCATAAAACTTATTTTACTCAACACTTTTGAGAGAACTTATGAGTTCAACCAATCACCCTCTAATTGTTTATAGCATAGTTCTtgcatttattattaatggagtTGTGTAgttcttttccttttcctttttttatttttcttcattgCAAGATTGAACTCATGCTTTGGAACATGAGTAAAATACCCTATTGATATTTAGTCGCCGTCTTGCCGATGCTCCTCTTTATGATTATTCAATAACCAATGTATTAtccttttcaaattaaattttataatagattaaaataatattaattaattttaattattactaaaataatATTGAAACAAAATGAGATATACCCTTTTTGAAAgatgaaacataaaatatactcacttttttcaaaacaataaaatttaCTCCTTtaggacatttttacccttatgtGTAATTCGCGCATTGCTCGACACTGAAGCGTCGAACACTCAAGTGTCGAGCGTCGATTATTGAACTGTCGAGCATCgaggtgtcgagcaatagttcaaattgcTCGACACCTCGAGCATCGAGCATCAAGTGTCGAGCAACTAAGAACTGTCGAGCGAGGCGAAGGCATCGAGCGTCGAGCATTGAACTATCGAGCAAGGCGGAGATATCGAGCGTGGCGAGCAATAGTTACGACATTAAGTGTCGAGCGAAGTTCGCGAATCGAGCACTATAGAATAAACACGCGAATCTTCGAAATAtgatcaattaaaaaatattgttcatAAAGCATAAAATAGTTTTGAATAACAGTAACTCATGTATAGAAGACCTTAATATACCTTTCAAACCACCGGATTATGATGTAATCGAAGAAATCCACAATTGAAGAAGCTTTGGGGGTTTTGAATATGAATATTTCAATATTGTTTCGTTTTGTGTTTGATGTTGAAGTTGCAGAGATATATTCACTACCAATTATAGGCGTCGGCGACGTGGAGGTGCCGGAGGCCGCGGCGGAGGCGCGGTGGTGATTTGTTtggtattttctttttgttttaaggGTATCTTACTCATTTCAATCCAAAAAAGAGTacattttatacatttattttatagtgggtatatttttatttttatcttttaaatagGGTAAAGACTACCATTAACCCAATAATATTCCTTctatctcacaaaaatatgaattatttttgcaATTTTGGACCAGTCTCACAAAAGCataaatctttttatttttgtgcactATCTCAACATAATCGTTTTATTCTTTACAAAGTGAATTTTTTTTGcactcataatatatttatatttaatatttcttaaaactcgtccCACTTATAAATATTCATGGTGAGACGGAAATAGTAAAATATTGCGTCACACAGAGGAATATCCGAACCAAGATAAAAAGAACGTTTCTTGGAGGAAATGCTAATCTTTTATCTTCTCTCTTCTAAAGCATACTTTACCCATTTACAGTAGGGTTTTCACTTTTTCTGGTGATCGAAAATTATTTCCATAAAATCATATAATCCCAAGAAGCGGATCAGTTTTTAGTTCTATTTGGATTTGGATTAGTGAAACAATGGATGAATGGCACAATCGATTCAGTGAAGAAGCAAACATCGGTGAGCTCCACCGTCAAGATCGACTCAGTGAGTTACCCGACTCTTTAATTCTTGAAATCCTTTCATTGTTGGATATCAAAGATGTTGTTCGGACATCCCTTCTCTCCAAAGGTTGGAAAAACCTCTGGTCCACCATCCCCTGCCTCTGCCTTGATTTCTTCGAACAAACTCCAAGTGTTATCTCTAGTGTTCTTTCACAATGGAAAGGCCCCAAGATTCTGAAATTCAGCTTTTCTTTCCGTAGATTCTTTGACCCTTGTAGTGTTATTGATTCATGGCTGCTTTTTGCTATCGAAAAACAAGTGGAAGAGCTTTTATTAGTCCTGCCAAATTGGCCAACTCTTGATACTGATGAGAAGGTTGATTATTGCTTACCTCAGCCCTTGTACTCATGCTCGTCAATTACAAAATTAACTCTTGAGGGTTGTCAGCTGAAAATTGAGGATAATGTGCAGTGGCATCAACTCAAGAGATTAGAAATTAGATTTCCGGAGTGGTTGAGTGGAGATGCCGTTAACCAAATTCTTTTGGGTGCTCCTCTGTTGGAAGAGTTTGTTTTGAAGTGTCCAAAAATTTGTGAAAACGAATACTTCAATATCCAATCTACTAGTTTAAAGATGCTCAAGATACAGACGGGTTATATTTGGCGTGCAACTACAGTGCTGAGAATTtgggctcctaatctcttgaatTTTAGTATTGAGGCTCACTTTTGTGGTACTTGTTTGTTGGATGTCCCGTCTTTGACTCATGCACGTCTTTCTTTGGTGCACACTGGAGGTTTAGCAGCACAATTTGAAATGTTGTATCATGTTTTCCTAAGCATCCGCCATGTTGAGAAGGTGACGTTATCAGATTGGAACATTCAGGTttgatttcttatttttcttgatTGTTCATCATTTTTGGAGTCATTTGTATTATTACGTTTTTACTACATTTCTGCCCTCTTCCATAATACTCTTTGATTTACTTTGGCAGATGCTTGTCCATTACAAGAAAATGGATATGGTTGTGCCGTTGTCAAATTCTAAGATTCTAGAGCTCAACAATGAAAATGCCAAAGATATACTTGATTTGGTTGGGATGTTTCCCAAGCTTGAGAGGTTAATCGTTGATCAATTCAGCCGCAAGGTCGCTCTTTTCTTACACTTATTGTATATATTATCACTTGAAGCTCTTTAACTAAAGAAGAGGAGTTATAGATTAGTCTTTACTTTGCACATAATCAAATCATTACATTTATGTTAGGGGATTTTTCTTTCCTAGTTTTCAATTCTATTCTCTATTCACTTTCTTTCATAGTCTTCAATTCAATGTTGGGATTTTCTGGATTAACATTAACATAATCTTTTGGGCTAATAATAATTGCAGGATAGGGATGTTACCTCTGGTGATAGGACTCACATTGCTATGGTTGATGCATGTAATTCATTGGCGTCTGCTAAGATGACTTTTCCCTGTCCCTCTCTTCTCCATCTAAAGACATTTGAGGCTACTTGGTATATGCGCGACCCTTCAATAATTCCGGCCATACAAATTCTGTTGGAAAATGCTCCCATTCTTGAAAAGATGGTTATTCGACTAAGACAGGGTGCATCTTATCCAGATACATTCATTCTGGCACAAGAGAAGGTGCTGAGTATGCCGAGATCCTCTCCTACTGCACAAGTCATCATAACCTTAATTTGATGTACAACTGATAAGTCATCCTCTACTTGGAGCTGCAGTAGCAGTTATTATTGATGTTAAGCCTTTTTCTTTCGCATTTTGAATAGTTCTTTCTCTGCTGGAAGATATCTCTGTTTAGTTAGAGTAAAGTTGTTGACCTATTAATTATTATGAAGTCTCTAGCTAGGGTTAATTCTCATACCACACAATATATTATTATCAATAGTTTTTGCTAAAAGAGCTGAAGTGTGGTTTATGAACATATGAAGATGCATGATTGACTAAAGATATCATACATACACATCgacaaaatttcaaaataaacttGTAACATTAAACTGAATTGGAATTTGATTGTGGTTTTGTTGCTGTTATGTTGTGTTGTGTGGGTTTGGTCGTGAGTCGACGGACGGCGATGGCTTGTTGCTGCTTTCCGTCCGACAGtgtgagtgagggagagagagagagatggatggGTGACCTGTGGCTGCTGTTCACCAGAGGACAGAGGATGTCcgggcggcggtggcggcgtcTGTCGGTAAATCTGGGTTTAGGGCGGAGGGTGGCGGCCTGACAATGCTCGCCAGCCAATGAGGAAGGCTGAAGTCGAAGCGGCGACGACGACTTTGCTCGTCAGATTAAAGGGGGAGGAGAGGGCTTCTTGAAGGGGATTTTCAGTCGGTGGTGTGAGTTGGCGAGACTCCGTTAGAGAGTCGCCGAGAAGTTTTTATAGTACTGAGTCAGTGTTAATTAACAATTAGACATTGTTAATTTGCCTTTTAAACCATAGAGACTATCAGTTTACAGAGGTTTATGGTTATGGTGATCGGAAAAAATGACGTGAGCCTACTATTATCAAGTTAAATATCCCGCGTGGACATAAAACGACATTGTTTTCTTAGCTAATTCTCTCGTTCCTAATGAACGGGGAATCCGAAGATTACGGAACTGCAGATGCTAACAGCGGTGAGCTCTACCATCAAGATCGACTCAGTGAGTTACCCGACTCTTTAATTCTTGCAATCCTTTCATTGTTGCGTATCAGAGATGTTGTTCGGACATCTCTTCTCTCCTAACTCCAAGTATTATTTCTAGTGTTCTTTCACAATGGAAAAGCCCCAAGATTCTGAAATTCCGCTTATCTTTCCCTAGTTACATTGTGTGCCCTAATAGTGTTATTGATTCGTGGCTGCTTTTTGCTATCGAAAAACAAGTGGAAGAGCTTTTTTGGGGAGACGTTAATAGTAATGCGAACGATTTATATTGCTTACCTCAGCCCTTGTAAGCTGAGAATTGAGGATAATGTGCAGTGGCATCAACTCAAGAGTTTAGAAATTAGATTTATGGATGGGTTGAATGGTGATGCCATGAACAAAATTTGGAGGGCTGTTGAGGCAATCATTAAATCTTTTTTCTGTTAAATCTTTTTTCTGTTtgactacttcaaaattttactcataatATAATATGGTGTCACGCCGAATAACACTCCGAACCAAGATGATAGAACGTTTCTTTGAGAAAGTGCTAACCTTTTATCTTCTCTCTTCTAAAGCATATTTTACCCATTTACAATAAGGTTTtcactttctttcttttttttctcttgatcgaaaattatttcaataaaatcatttaatccCAAGAATCAGTTTTAAAGGAGCTGATCAGTTTTTAGTCCTGTTTGGATTTGGATTAGTGAAACAATGGATGAATGGCACGATCGACTCAGTGAAGAAGCAAACATCGGTGATCTCCACCATCGAGATCGACTCAGTGAGTTACCTGACTCTTTAATTCTTGAAATCCTTTCATTGTTGGATACGAGAGATGTTGTTCGGACATCCCTTCTCTCCAAACGTTGGGAAAACCTCTGGTCCACCATTCCCTGCCTTGATCTCTTGAAACAAACTCCAAGTGTTATCTCTAGTGTTGTTTCACAATGGAAAGGCCCCAAGATTCTGAAATTCCGCTTATCTTTCCCTAGTTTCATTTTGGGCCCTAGTAGTAGTGTTATTGATTCATGGCTGCTTTTCGCTATCGAAAAAAGAGTGGAAGAGCTTTTTTTAGATCTTAATAGTTATAAGAAGGTTGATTATTGCTTACCTCAGACCTTGTATACATGCTCGTCCATTACAAAATTAACTCTTGAGGATTGTAAATTGAGAATTGAGGATAATGTGCAGTGGCATCAGCTCAAGACATTAGAAATTAGATATCCGGATTGGTTGAGTGGTGATGCTATGAACCAAATTCTTTTGGGTGCTCCTCTGTTGGAAGAGTTGGTTTTGAAGTCTTTCAAAATTGGTGAAAACGAAAACTTCAATATCCGATCTACTAGTTTGAAGATACTCAAGATACAAACGGGTTATATTTGGCATGAAACTACAGTGCTGAGAATTtgggctcctaatctcttgaatTTTGTTCTTGAGGCTCGTTTTCATGGTACTTGTTTGTTGGATGCCCCGTCTTTGACTCATGCAATTCTTTCTTTGGTGCACGATGGAGATGTAGCAGCACGATTTAAATTGCTTAATCATGTTTTCCGAAGCATCCGCAATGTTGAGAAGGTCACGTTATCACATTGCTGCATTGAGGTtttgattttcttatatttctcTAGTTATGTTTCTTAATTGTTCATTGTTTTGTAGTCATTTGTTGTATTACATTTTTACTACATTTCTGCCCTCTTCCAAAATACTCTTTGTTTTACTTTGGCAGATGCTTCTCAAATTAAAGAATGAAGATATGGTTATGCCGTTGTTGAATTCTAAGATTCTAGAGCTCGACACTATAGGTGCCGAAGATATGCTTGATTTGGTTGGGATGATGTTTCCCAAGCTAGAGAGGTTAATCGTGGATCAAGGCAGACTCCAGGTCTCTCTTTTATTCACTTATTGTATATTTTATCATTTGAAGCTCTTTAACTAAGTAAGAGGAGTTATAGATTAGTCTTTACTTTGCACATCGATCATCAAATCATTAAATTTATGTTGGGGGATTTTTATTTCCTAGTCTTCAATTCACTTCCTAGGCTTCAATTCAATGTTTTGGGATTTTTGGATTAACATTAACATCGTATTTTCGGCTAATAATACATTGCAGAGTATTAATAATGGCAACTCCGGTGAAGTGATTCACTTTGCTATGGTTAATGAATGTAATTCATTGGCGTCTACTAAGATGACTTTTTCTTTCCTAGTCGTCAATTCTATTATCTATTCACTTTCGTTCATAAACTTCAATTCAATGTTTGGGATTTTTGGATTAATATTAACATCGTATTTTGGGCTAATAAGACATGGCAGGCTCCTCGTTTTGACGATAGTGAAGAGGTTCACAATGCTATGGTTGATACATTGGCGTATGCTAAGATGAGTTTTCCCAGTCCCTCTCTTCTCCATCTAAAGACATTTGAGGCTACATGGTCTATGCGCGACCCTTCAATAATTCCGGCCATACAAATTCTGTTGGAAAACGCTCTCATTCTTGAAAAGATGGTTATTCGACTAAGCCAGGGTGCATCTGATCCAAAGACATTCATTTTGGCACAAGAGAAGGTGCTGAGTATACCGAGATCCTCTCCTAATGCACAAGTGATCATCATAAGCTTAATTTGATGTATAACTGATAAGTCTTCCTCTACTGGATTCTATCATCATAAGCTGTTAATGTCCAGCctttttttttggcattttgaATAGTTCTTTCTCTGTTGGGTCTATTTGGTGCGTGTTCTTTTTGGCGTTGTACTGgtttcttttgcttttcttcATTCATTATGTTGTAATTGACGAGTGCTCTTTTTCCTCATACAGAGTCGTTTTGACGAGTGCTCTTTTGGGTGTCTCCTTTCACTTCAAGGGTTGataggtgttttttttttttttttttttttttcttataataaaaTTGTACTTCTTCTTTCACTTCAAGGGTTGATAGGTTTTATAAAATCGTATTTCATCTCTGCCGAAAGATATACTACTTTGTTTAGTTAGAGCAAAGTGGTTGACTTATTATGAAATCACGAGGGTCAATTCTCATACCACACAATATATTAATAACAATAGTTTTTGCTAAAAGAGCTAAAGTATGCTTATTATCAACAGGTTTTGCTACAAGTGCTTAACTAAAGTAAGGTATCATACATACACATCAACAAAAAGATAAACTGAAAACTAATTCATGTGAAATTGAGTCAAAACAGTAATTGAATTATGCTATTCAACAGCAGCGGCGGGGATGCTGCTTAAAAACATAACATAAagtgtgtgttggccaagcggtaaggggttaatgcctcaGGCCTGTGGtacgatctttaaatttctttatttaatattgttagtttatcaaaaaaaaaaaatacataacataaaaaactaaaaacagTTAATGTTGTTGATCAACACTAAGAAACCTCTTTTGATTAATCGATTACATCTTCGATTATAGTAACCTCTACAGTTGGGGAGGATCTTGGCAAACTTCGCACCTTCTCTTGTATCATTAGAAACTGCTCGCGATTATCTGTGAAATTTACAAGACGAAACACCATCTTGTGAAGCGAGGGAGCATTTTGCAAGAGAATTCCTATAAATGGAATAATTGAGGGGTCTCTTTGAAACCAAGTAATATCAACTGTATGTAGAAGG
It contains:
- the LOC130991703 gene encoding F-box/LRR-repeat protein At3g26922-like; its protein translation is MDEWHNRFSEEANIGELHRQDRLSELPDSLILEILSLLDIKDVVRTSLLSKGWKNLWSTIPCLCLDFFEQTPSVISSVLSQWKGPKILKFSFSFRRFFDPCSVIDSWLLFAIEKQVEELLLVLPNWPTLDTDEKVDYCLPQPLYSCSSITKLTLEGCQLKIEDNVQWHQLKRLEIRFPEWLSGDAVNQILLGAPLLEEFVLKCPKICENEYFNIQSTSLKMLKIQTGYIWRATTVLRIWAPNLLNFSIEAHFCGTCLLDVPSLTHARLSLVHTGGLAAQFEMLYHVFLSIRHVEKVTLSDWNIQMLVHYKKMDMVVPLSNSKILELNNENAKDILDLVGMFPKLERLIVDQFSRKDRDVTSGDRTHIAMVDACNSLASAKMTFPCPSLLHLKTFEATWYMRDPSIIPAIQILLENAPILEKMVIRLRQGASYPDTFILAQEKVLSMPRSSPTAQVIITLI
- the LOC130991704 gene encoding F-box/LRR-repeat protein At3g26922-like isoform X2, which translates into the protein MDEWHDRLSEEANIGDLHHRDRLSELPDSLILEILSLLDTRDVVRTSLLSKRWENLWSTIPCLDLLKQTPSVISSVVSQWKGPKILKFRLSFPSFILGPSSSVIDSWLLFAIEKRVEELFLDLNSYKKVDYCLPQTLYTCSSITKLTLEDCKLRIEDNVQWHQLKTLEIRYPDWLSGDAMNQILLGAPLLEELVLKSFKIGENENFNIRSTSLKILKIQTGYIWHETTVLRIWAPNLLNFVLEARFHGTCLLDAPSLTHAILSLVHDGDVAARFKLLNHVFRSIRNVEKVTLSHCCIEMLLKLKNEDMVMPLLNSKILELDTIGAEDMLDLVGMMFPKLERLIVDQGRLQAPRFDDSEEVHNAMVDTLAYAKMSFPSPSLLHLKTFEATWSMRDPSIIPAIQILLENALILEKMVIRLSQGASDPKTFILAQEKVLSIPRSSPNAQVIIISLI
- the LOC130991704 gene encoding F-box/LRR-repeat protein At3g26922-like isoform X1, translating into MDEWHDRLSEEANIGDLHHRDRLSELPDSLILEILSLLDTRDVVRTSLLSKRWENLWSTIPCLDLLKQTPSVISSVVSQWKGPKILKFRLSFPSFILGPSSSVIDSWLLFAIEKRVEELFLDLNSYKKVDYCLPQTLYTCSSITKLTLEDCKLRIEDNVQWHQLKTLEIRYPDWLSGDAMNQILLGAPLLEELVLKSFKIGENENFNIRSTSLKILKIQTGYIWHETTVLRIWAPNLLNFVLEARFHGTCLLDAPSLTHAILSLVHDGDVAARFKLLNHVFRSIRNVEKVTLSHCCIEMLLKLKNEDMVMPLLNSKILELDTIGAEDMLDLVGMMFPKLERLIVDQGRLQTWQAPRFDDSEEVHNAMVDTLAYAKMSFPSPSLLHLKTFEATWSMRDPSIIPAIQILLENALILEKMVIRLSQGASDPKTFILAQEKVLSIPRSSPNAQVIIISLI